ATTTACTCTAACGACTTGTGATATCCTTTAACTTGTCTCGTCTGCCAAACTTTCTGTCTGGATTTTTCATCATGCTGACaattgtttgaaatatttgttcttttcttgAACTTAATAGGTTTTGAAGAATGAAGGCAATAACTCAGGAGACATTTCAGGGTCCCAACACTCTATTCTGTAAACCAAACTTATCTTTGTTACATCTGAATTTGAGCTATTGTACCCTATTGTGTCCTTAAATTTGTAGCTTATTTGCTGTATATGGTTTACAGGACCATGGATAAAGCCATTTCAGATTTGGAGATAAAATTGATGGCTTCTAGGGCCGAACGTGAGACAATTCAGAAAGACCCTATGATATCTGAAGGCGTGAAGAATATAGAATCGACtttaaaaaggaaatattttatGGTTATAGGAATCAATACGGCTTTTAGTAGTCATAAGCGGAGAGATTCAGTACGTGCGACTTGGATGCCTCAAGGTCCATTactgtttttattaatttttattcctttATGATCCTCCTCTTGGTGTATGATTAATGCTTTCTTACTATATAAATGTTCCAGCTGAGAAGCGAAAAAAATTAGAGGAAGAAACGGGTATCATCATAAGATTTGTTATAGGTCACAGGTAATTTCCACCCATTCCGGCCATTCTTTTGGCTATTTGCTTTAATTTCTCCAGTAACTGCATGTAAAGGCTTTTTGCTTTGAATGCAATTATTTATCTTACAAAAATTCAATGAAATCGCATGTGTTAGTAAACTATATGATGTAAATGGAGTAGAAAACTGAATTAATTGGTTGGCCTTTTCTCCAGTTCAACGTCAGGTGGCATTCTTGATAAAGCCATTGAAGCTGAAGAAAAGGTGCATGGAGACTTTTTGAGATTGGTAATACTTCTATCGAGTAGTCTAATGTTTTTGTAGGTGTAAATAGAtcatataaaatatctaaaagaCCTTTACTTCTATTTGTCCGTAATAAAAGCAGCAACATGTTGAGGGCTACCTGGAGTTGTCAGCCAAGACAAAAACTTATTTTGCCACTGCTGTTTCCTTGTGGGATGCAGAATTTTATGTCAAAGTTGATGATGATATTCATGTGAATCTaggtaaaacaaaattttattctttcattttgcaTGTTTACAAATCTTTGTACGCACTCTAATTCCTTTATAAATATGATGACAATCatagttgttgttttttttgaCAAAGATGACAATCATAGTTgttaataaaaggaaaaagggtTGTAAATATGTGTACTCCTTTTCTTATTGAGTTGGTATGCTTGCAGCAACACTTGGTGTGACTTTAGCTAGGCATAGCAAGAAACCCCGAGTTTATATCGGCTGCATGAAGTCGGGTCCTGTTCTTGCTCGAAAGTAAGCAGAGTTTTTGTGCTTTCCAGattagtttatatgtttagatgAGATAAATATCTGAAATATCCGGTTGTGTTTTATATGATCTTTAATTAATAGGGGAGTGAAATACCATGAACCTGAGTACTGGAAATTTGGTGAGGTTGGGAACAAATATTTTCGACATGCTACTGGACAACTGTATGCTATATCCAAAGATTTGGCTACTTACATATTCATAAATCAGTGAGTTCCTACATGCTTTTTTCCCGTTGTTTTGATTTCAAGCCtgtttaccattgatgagttgATGTGTGCATTTCAACTAACAGGAAGCTGGTCCAGTTACTCAACGAAGCTTTAGTTCTAGTTGTGCGGTGCATGTGTTCAAATCGAAGCtctaatttcatatatttgttaATGCCTCCAGTGATAATAGTTATGCTCTGTCTCAGGAATGTACTGCATAAATATGCTAATGAAGATGTTTCTTTGGGAGCTTGGTTTATTGGTTTGGATGTGGAGCATGTGGATGATAGGAGACTCTGCTGTGGTACTCCACCAGGTAACTTTCATTTAATCTGTGTTATCTTGTTCAAGTAGCACTGGAGCATTGACTTTTAATAGTTTTCTTGCAGATTGTGAATGGAAAGCTCAAGCTGGTAATATCTGTGCTGCTTCATTTGACTGGAGGTGCAGTGGGATTTGCAGGTCTGTGGAGAGGATTATGGAGGTCCATGAACGTTGTGGTGAAGACAAGAATGCTTTATGGAGCGCAAACTTTGTGCAAACGATAAGAACTTCTTCCTGAGGAAAAATACACACAAGAAATCCAGCATAGagatgcttttttttttaccctttttatacTTCTTTCCCCTTTCCCCACATTTATATTGCATCCATAGGTGTATACGAATGTGTAGTAGTATACCATGCTAAAGAAATGAAGATACAACTGCCTAACCTCATGGTGGGGGGCTGGATCGAAAGTTTTTTGCCATGGTGATGAGATCTATATAATATACGTCTAATCTTTGTAGGCAGCATATTGCTGCTTACTActcaataaaaatcaatattaatgCTTATTTATATATCTTCAGGACTTCTCTCTTGTGTCTTTAATATGAACAACTTCGATTCAGATACATTATGTACAGTTTTCACGTTCATGTCTATCGATCGTAAAGACAAATCACAATATTATATGTCATGTCAGGTAGCCTTAAACGTAAAATTTGTGGATAACTCTAATATCTGTTTAATAGTCAAGAATGGTTAACAAGTAGTACAATAGCTTACAACAAAGTATGGGTAAGGCACAAAAAACCAGGAATGATTAATGAGATCTATTTTgttatacaattatatatatttttaaagactCTTTCTTTAGTATAGTTGATATATCATTTTCCAACTCTATATGCAAATGTAGCAATTATTTTGCTAATAAATCGAGACTGTTTGATGGTATACCTACCTACCAGAGCATTTAAAGttttgaattatgaaatgatCAAATTAGTGGAATTATTGCACTCTCTTTTTCCTGAAATTGAGAAATAATAGCTAGGAAATTACCTAAAAATTTCGTAAGGAAATTCGTAACCATAGAAAAGATAGGCAACTGCAATAGTACAAGA
This sequence is a window from Gossypium raimondii isolate GPD5lz chromosome 5, ASM2569854v1, whole genome shotgun sequence. Protein-coding genes within it:
- the LOC105770532 gene encoding probable beta-1,3-galactosyltransferase 1 isoform X1, producing MFVKSRGEHASKHVLPKNLALLLCFASFCAGMFFSNRTWMVPDAKGIPWTSRTGGKQFVDYDPNIVLKNEGNNSGDISGSQHSILTMDKAISDLEIKLMASRAERETIQKDPMISEGVKNIESTLKRKYFMVIGINTAFSSHKRRDSVRATWMPQAEKRKKLEEETGIIIRFVIGHSSTSGGILDKAIEAEEKVHGDFLRLQQHVEGYLELSAKTKTYFATAVSLWDAEFYVKVDDDIHVNLATLGVTLARHSKKPRVYIGCMKSGPVLARKGVKYHEPEYWKFGEVGNKYFRHATGQLYAISKDLATYIFINQKLVQLLNEALVLVVRCMCSNRSSNFIYLLMPPVIIVMLCLRNVLHKYANEDVSLGAWFIGLDVEHVDDRRLCCGTPPDCEWKAQAGNICAASFDWRCSGICRSVERIMEVHERCGEDKNALWSANFVQTIRTSS
- the LOC105770532 gene encoding probable beta-1,3-galactosyltransferase 1 isoform X2; protein product: MFVKSRGEHASKHVLPKNLALLLCFASFCAGMFFSNRTWMVPDAKGIPWTSRTGGKQFVDYDPNIVLKNEGNNSGDISGSQHSILTMDKAISDLEIKLMASRAERETIQKDPMISEGVKNIESTLKRKYFMVIGINTAFSSHKRRDSVRATWMPQAEKRKKLEEETGIIIRFVIGHSSTSGGILDKAIEAEEKVHGDFLRLQHVEGYLELSAKTKTYFATAVSLWDAEFYVKVDDDIHVNLATLGVTLARHSKKPRVYIGCMKSGPVLARKGVKYHEPEYWKFGEVGNKYFRHATGQLYAISKDLATYIFINQKLVQLLNEALVLVVRCMCSNRSSNFIYLLMPPVIIVMLCLRNVLHKYANEDVSLGAWFIGLDVEHVDDRRLCCGTPPDCEWKAQAGNICAASFDWRCSGICRSVERIMEVHERCGEDKNALWSANFVQTIRTSS
- the LOC105770532 gene encoding probable beta-1,3-galactosyltransferase 1 isoform X4 — its product is MFVKSRGEHASKHVLPKNLALLLCFASFCAGMFFSNRTWMVPDAKGIPWTSRTGGKQFVDYDPNIVLKNEGNNSGDISGSQHSILTMDKAISDLEIKLMASRAERETIQKDPMISEGVKNIESTLKRKYFMVIGINTAFSSHKRRDSVRATWMPQAEKRKKLEEETGIIIRFVIGHSSTSGGILDKAIEAEEKVHGDFLRLQHVEGYLELSAKTKTYFATAVSLWDAEFYVKVDDDIHVNLATLGVTLARHSKKPRVYIGCMKSGPVLARKGVKYHEPEYWKFGEVGNKYFRHATGQLYAISKDLATYIFINQNVLHKYANEDVSLGAWFIGLDVEHVDDRRLCCGTPPDCEWKAQAGNICAASFDWRCSGICRSVERIMEVHERCGEDKNALWSANFVQTIRTSS
- the LOC105770532 gene encoding probable beta-1,3-galactosyltransferase 1 isoform X3 gives rise to the protein MFVKSRGEHASKHVLPKNLALLLCFASFCAGMFFSNRTWMVPDAKGIPWTSRTGGKQFVDYDPNIVLKNEGNNSGDISGSQHSILTMDKAISDLEIKLMASRAERETIQKDPMISEGVKNIESTLKRKYFMVIGINTAFSSHKRRDSVRATWMPQAEKRKKLEEETGIIIRFVIGHSSTSGGILDKAIEAEEKVHGDFLRLQQHVEGYLELSAKTKTYFATAVSLWDAEFYVKVDDDIHVNLATLGVTLARHSKKPRVYIGCMKSGPVLARKGVKYHEPEYWKFGEVGNKYFRHATGQLYAISKDLATYIFINQNVLHKYANEDVSLGAWFIGLDVEHVDDRRLCCGTPPDCEWKAQAGNICAASFDWRCSGICRSVERIMEVHERCGEDKNALWSANFVQTIRTSS